Proteins encoded together in one Bactrocera neohumeralis isolate Rockhampton chromosome 4, APGP_CSIRO_Bneo_wtdbg2-racon-allhic-juicebox.fasta_v2, whole genome shotgun sequence window:
- the LOC126755909 gene encoding spermine oxidase: MTSSTGPRIVIIGAGVSGISCAVRLLDYGFQNVLLLEAEPRIGGRVHTIPFGENVIDLGAQWCHGEKDNIIFELANKHNLLESTGDVYENYQCIRSNREVVPESVSQRLKDIVNDSLVTRQMELRNCNGSLGSYLTNKFYEALRRPENSDIDMAIAKEFFENYQKFENSVEASDTLDEVSGRGYLEYWECEGDILLNWKDKGFIEFLRLVTKARELDNELGVLEKRVLLGKRVTQIHWRRNDYGVDVKCDDGEEIIADHVILTTSLGVLKEQQITLFEPKLPVEKQRAIDGLAFGTVNKIFVEFPEKFWPDDWTGFTMLWREEDINEIRGTSRAWLEDVFGFYCVSYQPKILSGWIIGANGRHMETLPEDEVLDGCMYLFRKFLQWDIPNPSSFRTSAWYTNANFRGSYSFRSMNTEEIGTSARELAQPLTVVTSPPLSNGGESNANPLYPQTRCDKPIVQFAGEATSDHYYSTVHGAVEAGWREAKRLADFYGMPRNGRKEPRAQL, from the coding sequence ATGACGAGTAGTACGGGTCCGAGAATTGTTATCATAGGCGCAGGCGTCTCTGGAATTTCCTGTGCTGTACGACTGCTCGACTATGGCTTTCAAAATGTACTACTACTGGAGGCTGAGCCTCGGATTGGCGGGCGTGTGCATACTATTCCGTTCGGCGAGAATGTCATAGACTTGGGCGCACAGTGGTGCCACGGTGAAAAAGACAATATTATCTTTGAGCTGGCCAACAAACATAATTTGCTCGAATCGACGGGCGACGTCTATGAAAATTACCAGTGTATACGCTCAAATCGAGAGGTTGTGCCCGAAAGTGTGAGTCAACGGCTGAAGGATATAGTCAACGATAGTTTAGTGACACGTCAAATGGAACTGCGGAACTGCAACGGTTCGCTGGGTAgctatttaacaaataaattctaCGAGGCTTTGCGTAGACCCGAAAATTCCGATATCGATATGGCGATAGCTAAAGAGttctttgaaaattatcaaaaattcgAGAACTCAGTTGAAGCCTCGGACACGTTAGATGAGGTGTCTGGACGTGGCTATTTGGAATATTGGGAATGTGAGGGTGACATACTACTCAACTGGAAGGATAAGGGATTCATTGAATTCTTACGTTTGGTGACGAAAGCGCGTGAGTTGGACAATGAATTGGGCGTACTGGAGAAGCGCGTGTTGTTGGGCAAACGCGTGACACAAATTCACTGGCGCCGCAATGATTACGGTGTGGATGTGAAGTGTGACGATGGTGAGGAGATCATTGCTGATCACGTGATACTCACTACATCGCTGGGTGTACTCAAGGAACAACAAATAACACTTTTCGAACCGAAATTGCCTGTGGAGAAGCAACGTGCCATCGATGGACTGGCTTTTGGCACGGTAAATAAGATCTTTGTGGAATTCCCCGAAAAGTTTTGGCCTGACGACTGGACTGGTTTTACAATGCTGTGGCGCGAGGAAGACATCAACGAAATACGTGGCACTTCACGCGCTTGGCTAGAAGATGTCTTCGGTTTTTACTGTGTTAGCTATCAGCCAAAAATTTTAAGCGGTTGGATTATTGGTGCCAACGGACGTCACATGGAGACATTACCCGAAGATGAAGTGCTTGACGGTTGCATGTATCTCTTCCGCAAGTTCTTGCAATGGGATATACCCAACCCAAGTAGCTTTAGAACTTCAGCCTGGTATACGAATGCTAACTTCCGTGGCTCTTACTCATTTCGTTCCATGAACACCGAAGAGATCGGCACCAGCGCACGCGAATTGGCGCAACCACTCACGGTCGTAACGAGTCCGCCACTAAGTAACGGCGGCGAGTCGAATGCGAATCCACTCTATCCACAAACACGTTGTGATAAACCGATCGTGCAGTTCGCCGGTGAAGCGACCAGTGATCACTACTACTCCACCGTGCATGGCGCTGTGGAGGCGGGTTGGCGCGAGGCGAAGCGCTTGGCGGATTTCTACGGCATGCCACGAAATGGCAGAAAAGAACCAAGAGCACAGTTATAA
- the LOC126755442 gene encoding spermine oxidase-like, whose protein sequence is MKNSILCFLFFGFAFEMCLLPAQKSDSSLDVSLTSVSSESFVHSTSFKEGSQNIAGEPKFLIVGAGAAGIACAVSLLKKGFKCVTIIEAENRIGGRIYTKQFSHNIVEMGAHWCHGEKGNIVFQMVDGKNMLRSSSYIYTNFDCIRSDGEVVPSNVVQQLKTILAQIFAKRDEELPTFEGTLGEYLFRNFFKILHRDEYRNINEVIAKEFFENFAKIERSETSAGLDEMSGRGFQSYKTCDGDYLLHFEEGFLHFLRTLMGADELGNDLGILEDKILFGIRVKEIIWNRHDFKVEVTCENTSAIFLVDHVIVTVSLGVLKSRVNQMFTPELPISKLNAIEGLGYGSIMKIYLEFPAPFWSSQWTGLAMLWREEDAAEIRDSQRAWLEDIYGFYRVPRQPCTLVGWLVGSNIPLVETMPDFDVIDGCLYLLRRFLPQWKISNVVDLARSTWDTNINFNGSFSFRSLKTEELSTSPAELAQPITMLGPAPTYRVITPLKGALAVKPVVQFAGEATHDCYFGTVHGAVETGIREAKRLEGYYAVDI, encoded by the coding sequence atgaaaaattctattttgtgttttcttttctttggcTTTGCATTTGAAATGTGTTTATTACCGGCACAGAAGAGTGATTCCAGTTTAGACGTCAGTTTAACGTCCGTCAGTAGTGAGTCCTTCGTGCATTCAACTAGTTTCAAGGAAGGATCACAGAATATCGCAGGGGAACCCAAGTTTCTTATTGTCGGCGCCGGTGCGGCCGGTATCGCCTGTGCGGTGTCGTTGTTGAAAAAGGGTTTCAAGTGTGTGACCATAATTGAGGCGGAAAATCGGATCGGTGGACGGATTTATACAAAACAATTTAGTCACAATATTGTTGAAATGGGTGCACATTGGTGCCATGGTGAAAAAGGTAATATTGTCTTCCAAATGGTTGATGGTAAAAATATGCTGCGTTCCTCAAGTTATATCTACACGAACTTCGATTGCATACGGTCTGATGGCGAGGTTGTGCCGAGTAATGTGGTGCAACAATTGAAAACTATATTGGCACAAATATTTGCCAAACGTGACGAGGAATTACCGACATTTGAAGGTACGCTCGGTGAATATCTTTTCaggaatttctttaaaatattacacCGTGATGAATATAGGAATATCAATGAAGTAATCGCAAAAGAGTTTTTCGAGAATTTCGcgaaaattgaacgatcggaaacatcAGCGGGACTTGATGAAATGTCTGGGCGGGGTTTTCAAAGTTATAAAACCTGCGATGGCGATTACTTATTGCATTTTGAAGAAGGTTTTCTGCACTTTCTTCGCACACTAATGGGAGCCGATGAGCTTGGAAATGATTTGGGCATACTCGAAGACAAAATTCTATTCGGTATACGCGTGAAAGAGATCATATGGAACCGGCATGACTTCAAAGTCGAGGTGACTTGTGAGAACACAAGTGCCATTTTCCTCGTCGATCATGTTATAGTGACTGTGTCATTGGGTGTACTGAAAAGCAGAGTAAATCAAATGTTCACTCCTGAATTGCCAATATCGAAGCTTAATGCCATCGAAGGGCTCGGTTACGGtagtattatgaaaatatatctAGAATTTCCCGCGCCATTTTGGAGTAGTCAATGGACCGGTTTGGCAATGCTTTGGCGTGAAGAAGACGCTGCGGAGATACGTGACAGCCAACGCGCATGGTTGGAAGATATTTACGGCTTCTACAGAGTACCCAGGCAACCATGCACATTGGTCGGTTGGTTGGTCGGCTCAAATATACCACTCGTTGAAACAATGCCAGATTTTGATGTGATTGACGGTTGTTTATACTTGCTGAGACGTTTTCTACCACAATGGAAAATAAGTAATGTTGTAGATTTGGCTAGAAGCACATGGGATACCAACATAAATTTCAATGgttcattttcatttcgttCACTCAAAACAGAAGAGTTGTCCACATCGCCGGCAGAGTTGGCACAACCAATAACTATGCTGGGGCCGGCCCCAACCTATCGTGTGATCACTCCTCTTAAAGGCGCTCTAGCCGTTAAGCCGGTAGTACAGTTCGCCGGCGAAGCTACACACGATTGCTATTTCGGTACAGTGCATGGTGCAGTGGAAACCGGTATACGGGAGGCCAAACGTTTAGAAGGTTACTATGCCGTAGATATATAG
- the LOC126755965 gene encoding beta-ureidopropionase → MSDFNLNSLEECLEKHIPQNELKEVKRILYGVPEHDVLELPASATALAADNDFEIQGYRISAQKEHIRKPRIVRVGAIQNSIVLPTTAPVDKQREAIWNKIRIIIKAAAAAEVNIICMQEAWTMPFAFCTREKFPWCEFAEEAENGPTTKMLQDLAKAYNMVILSSVLERDTAHGDTIWNTTVVISNRGRYLGKHRKNHIPRVGDFNESTYYMEGNTGHPVFETDFGKIAINICYGRHHPQNWMMFGLNGAEIVFNPSATVGALSEPLWGIEARNAAIANSYFTVAINRVGSEEFPNEYTSGDGKKAHKVFGPFYGSSYVAAPNGARTPGLSRHRDGLLVTELDLNLCRQVKDFWNFPMTQRLPLYAESFKRASELDFKPQVIRE, encoded by the exons TGATGTTTTGGAACTGCCAGCGTCTGCGACCGCCTTAGCTGCTGACAATGACTTTGAGATCCAGGGCTATCGCATTTCAGCACAGAAAGAGCACATACGAAAGCCCCGCATCGTGCGAGTCGGCGCTATACAGAACTCTATTGTACTGCCCACCACCGCTCCAGTGGACAAACAACGCGAAGCCATCTGGAATAAAATACGGATTATAATCAAAGCTGCTGCGGCGGCGGAAGTTAATATTATATGCATGCAGGAGGCGTGGA CAATGCCATTTGCCTTTTGCACACGCGAAAAGTTTCCCTGGTGCGAGTTCGCCGAAGAGGCTGAGAACGGTCCGACAACAAAAATGCTGCAAGACCTCGCCAAAGCCTACAATATGGTCATTCTGTCGTCAGTGCTCGAGCGTGATACGGCGCATGGCGATACTATCTGGAATACAACGGTCGTGATATCCAATCGTGGACGTTACCTCGGCAAACATCGTAAAAATCACATTCCACGTGTTGGTGACTTCAACGAATCAACTTACTATATGGAAGGTAACACCGGTCATCCAGTATTCGAGACAGACTTTGGCAAGATAGCTATAAATATCTGCTATGGACGCCATCATCCACAAAACTGGATGATGTTCGGTTTGAACGGTGCCGAAATTGTATTTAATCCATCGGCCACCGTAGGTGCACTGAGCGAACCACTCTGGGGAATTGAAGCGCGGAATGCAGCTATCGCAAATAGTTATTTCACAGTCGCAATAAATCGTGTGGGTAGCGAGGAGTTTCCCAATGAATATACTTCCGGCGATGGCAAGAAGGCGCATAAAGTATTCGGACCCTTTTACGGTTCGTCTTATGTAGCGGCACCGAATGGTGCACGAACCCCGGGCTTATCACGGCATCGTGATGGCCTACTTGTGACCGAGCTAGATTTGAATTTGTGCAGACAGGTGAAAGATTTCTGGAACTTCCCAATGACACAGCGTCTACCGTTGTATGCTGAATCTTTTAAACGAGCCTCTGAACTTGATTTCAAGCCCCAAGTGATAAGGGAGTAA